A DNA window from Kitasatospora atroaurantiaca contains the following coding sequences:
- a CDS encoding sugar ABC transporter substrate-binding protein → MRLRSSGIAATAGAAVLLAGITGCTSSATGQQEPSGQRKIGIDLPRDDSDFWKAYERYLRADITEQSVRTLPITNSQGGAEQLRANLEGFQRAHAKAVVMAPQATQNIEGLDALLLRGVSVISVDTEPEHGSVYMVVRANNVEYGVKACRFLGKQLKGKGKVAELQGALSSINAYDRSRGFATCMKNEFPGIQVIELATDWEGDIASAKLRTTLAANPDLGGIYLQAGGVFLQPTLALLQQKGLLRPAGQPGHIAIVSNDGIPQELDAIRRGDIDATVSQPADLYAKYALFYAQAGAEGKTFRPGPTDHQSSIISLPNGLEDQLPAPLVTKDNVDDKALWGNTVGR, encoded by the coding sequence ATGAGACTTCGCTCCTCCGGCATCGCGGCGACGGCCGGAGCCGCTGTCCTGCTCGCCGGAATCACCGGCTGCACCAGCAGCGCGACGGGACAGCAAGAGCCTTCCGGTCAACGGAAGATCGGCATCGACCTGCCCCGCGACGACTCGGACTTCTGGAAGGCGTACGAGCGCTACCTGCGGGCCGATATCACCGAGCAGTCGGTCCGCACCCTGCCGATCACCAACTCACAGGGTGGCGCCGAGCAGCTACGGGCCAACCTCGAGGGCTTCCAGCGGGCCCATGCAAAAGCGGTGGTGATGGCGCCGCAGGCGACGCAGAACATCGAGGGCCTCGACGCTCTCCTTCTCCGGGGTGTCAGCGTGATCAGCGTCGACACGGAACCGGAGCACGGGTCCGTCTACATGGTGGTCCGGGCGAACAACGTGGAGTACGGCGTCAAGGCCTGCCGGTTCCTGGGCAAGCAGCTCAAGGGCAAGGGCAAGGTCGCGGAGCTCCAGGGGGCGCTGAGCTCCATCAACGCCTACGACCGGAGCCGGGGATTCGCCACCTGCATGAAGAACGAGTTTCCCGGCATCCAGGTGATCGAGCTGGCCACCGACTGGGAGGGCGACATCGCCTCCGCCAAGCTCCGGACCACGCTGGCCGCCAACCCGGATCTGGGCGGCATCTACCTGCAGGCGGGCGGTGTCTTCCTGCAGCCGACCCTGGCCCTGCTCCAGCAGAAAGGTCTGCTCAGGCCGGCCGGCCAGCCGGGCCACATCGCGATCGTCTCCAACGACGGCATCCCGCAGGAACTGGACGCGATCCGCCGGGGCGACATCGACGCGACGGTCTCCCAGCCCGCTGACCTGTACGCGAAGTACGCGCTCTTCTACGCGCAGGCCGGCGCGGAGGGCAAGACCTTCCGGCCCGGGCCCACCGACCACCAGTCCTCCATCATCTCGTTGCCCAACGGCCTGGAGGACCAGCTACCCGCCCCGCTGGTCACCAAGGACAACGTCGACGACAAGGCCCTGTGGGGCAACACCGTCGGCCGGTAG
- a CDS encoding amidohydrolase family protein gives MRIDAHQHVWELARRPQTWLDAPELTAIRRDFGPADLAPRARAARIERTVLVQVLPDVAETREFLALAAVDPLIAGVVGWADLTSPGMADTLAELREGPGGDLLVGVRHLVQGEADPDWLARPDVRRGLRTVGEAALCYDLLTLPHQLPSAIEAVRALPEQPFVLDHLSKPPIARGELEPWAGRLRELAREPNVFCKLSGLVTEADPDAWTVADLRPYAETALDAFGPDRIMFGSDWPVCLLAATYEQVVNAAEELTAHLAPHEREQVFGGTAARCYGIA, from the coding sequence ACAGACCTGGCTCGACGCACCGGAGTTGACCGCCATCCGGCGCGACTTCGGCCCGGCCGACCTGGCACCTCGGGCCCGTGCCGCGCGCATCGAGCGGACCGTGCTGGTCCAGGTGCTGCCGGACGTGGCCGAGACCCGGGAGTTCCTCGCCCTGGCCGCCGTCGATCCGTTGATCGCCGGAGTGGTCGGCTGGGCGGACCTCACCTCGCCGGGGATGGCCGACACCCTCGCCGAGCTGCGCGAGGGCCCGGGCGGTGACCTGCTCGTCGGGGTGCGGCACCTGGTGCAGGGCGAAGCGGACCCGGACTGGCTCGCCCGCCCCGACGTGCGGCGCGGCCTGCGCACGGTCGGCGAGGCCGCCCTGTGCTACGACCTGCTCACCCTGCCCCACCAGCTCCCCTCCGCCATCGAGGCGGTACGAGCCCTGCCGGAACAGCCGTTCGTCCTCGACCACCTCTCCAAGCCGCCGATCGCCCGCGGCGAGCTGGAACCCTGGGCCGGCCGACTGCGCGAGCTGGCCCGCGAACCCAACGTGTTCTGCAAGCTCTCCGGCCTGGTCACGGAGGCCGACCCGGACGCCTGGACGGTCGCCGACCTGCGTCCGTACGCCGAGACCGCCCTCGACGCCTTCGGGCCCGATCGCATCATGTTCGGCTCCGACTGGCCGGTCTGCCTGCTGGCCGCCACCTACGAGCAAGTGGTGAATGCTGCGGAGGAGTTGACCGCCCACCTCGCGCCGCACGAACGCGAGCAGGTCTTCGGCGGAACGGCCGCCAGGTGCTACGGCATCGCGTAG